The genomic region GTCGCGGAGTCCGCCGCCCACCCCGACCGGCCGTCCTCGTCGGTCGGACTGAGCGCCGCCGACTTCACCCCGGCCGCGTTCCCGGTGTCGTACTCCCGCGGCGCCGACCAGGAGGTCTCCGTCGTCGCACGCAGGTCGCTGCGCGACAAGGAGCTGAAGTACCGCGTCAACGGCGGCCGCACCGAGGACATGACGCTCAAGCCCTGGAAGGGCGGCGAGACCTACGGCGGTGAGGACAACCTCTACTTCGACGAGTACCGGGCCAAGGTCAAGGACGGCGACCCCGGCGACAAGGTCGAGGTGTGGTTCACCGGGGAGACGAGGAACGGCAAGAAGGTCTCCAGCGAGCGCTTCACCTACACCGTCGCCCAGCGGCCCAAGGCGGACACCCTCGTCGTCGCCGAGGAGGGCGCGGCCGCCACGCAGGCACAGAAGTACGTGGACGCCCTCAAGGCCAACGGCCGCAAGGCGCTCGTCTGGGACGTCGCCGAGCGGGGCGCGCCGGACGCGCTGGGCGTGCTGAGCCACTTCGACACCGTCGTCCACTACACGGGTGCGAGCGTCCCCGGCAACGCCACCCAGATCCAGCTGCGCGCCTTCCTCAACGAGGGCGGCAGGCTGATCGAGGCCGGTGAGCAGGCCGGCGGCAGCGTCGACCTCGGCGGCGGCGCGCTCTCGGACGACTTCAGTCAGTACTACCTGGGCGCCTACAGCCGTACCTCGGCCGCCGGAGCCACCGGTTTCACCGGCTCCGGCGAGCTGGGCGGTTTCTCGGGCCCGCTCGCCGCCGCGCCCGGCAACCCCCTGGACAAGGCGGGCCGGTACGGCGTCACCTCCGACGAACTGCCCGCCGACGAGTTCCCGCAGTTCGCGAGCAAGGGCGCCGGACAGTTCGCCGGCGCGGTCAACCCGTTCGGCCCGTACGCGGGCTCCTGGATGGCCGCCGCCGTCCACACCGACGACGCCTACAAGCGCCTCACCCGCACCGTGGACCTCACCGGCGTCGCCGCGGCCGACAAGCCCACCCTGCGCACCCAGCTGATGTGGGACACCGAGCCCGGCTACGACAACGTCCTGGTCGAGGCCCACACCGCGGGCGCCGACGACTGGACGACCCTGCCCGAGGCGGGCGGCGCCACCAAGACCGCCGTTCCGGCCGAGTGCGGGGGCGGCTTCTACGTCCGTGAGCACCCCTGGCTGAAGCACTACCTGACCCTGTCGGACGACGGCTGCACCGCGACCGGCAGCACCGGGTCGTGGAACAGCCTCACCGGCGCCTCCGGCGGCTGGCAGCGGGTGGACTTCGACCTGAGCGCGTACGCCGGCAAGACGGTCGAGGTCTCGATCAGCTACGTCACCGACCCGGGCACCGGCGGGCACGGCGTCCTCGCCGACGACGCCTCGCTGGTCGTCGGCGGCACGGCGAAGGAGACCGAGGGCTTCGAGACCTCGCTCGGCGCCTGGAAGGCCGCCGGACCGCCCGCGGGCAGCCCGGCCGTCCTCAAGGACTGGTCCCGCACCGGGGCCCTGTTCCAGACCCACGGCGCGGTCACCACGGACGACACCGTGCTGCTGGGCTTCGGCCTGGAGCACGTCGCCACCGCGGCCGACCGGGCGGCACTGATGAGAAAGGCACTCGCCTCCCTCGACGTGTGACGGCGGACATGGGACCGCAGACGTGTGACCCCACAGGAGCTGGGAACTCTCCGTCAACAGGCACCACACCGAGTAGCGAAATCGAGTGATCTCGCTCTCGGTGACGGGCGGTCCGTACCCCTACTGGCGGGTACGGACCGCCCTGCCGTGTATGGGGCATCTGGATGTCACCACCGCAGCCTCAGGGAGGTAGGGTCGTAGGCGGTCGGGGACATCCCAAACAGAGCTCGCCGGCTCTTCATGGCCGGCGTACCAACGAGGAGATCGGTTCGTGACGATCCGCGTAGGCATCAACGGCTTCGGCCGCATCGGTCGTAACTACTTCCGCGCGCTGCTGGAGCAGGGTGCAGACATCGAGATCGTGGCTGTCAACGACCTGGGTGACACCGCGACCACCGCTCACCTGCTGAAGTACGACACCATCCTCGGCCGCCTCAAGCAGGAGGTCTCGCACACCGAGGACACCATCACCGTCGGCGACAAGACCATCAAGGTCCTCGCCGAGCGCAACCCGGCGGACATCCCGTGGGGCGAGCTGGGCGTCGACATCGTCATCGAGTCGACCGGCATCTTCACCAAGAAGGCCGACGCCGAGAAGCACATCGCCGGCGGCGCCAAGAAGGTCCTCATCTCGGCTCCGGCCAAGGACGAGGACGTCACCATCGTGATGGGCGTCAACCAGGACACCTACGACCCGGCGAACCACCACGTCATCTCCAACGCCTCCTGCACCACCAACTGTGTGGCGCCGATGGCCAAGGTCCTCGACGAGAACTTCGGCATCGTCAAGGGCCTGATGACGACGGTGCACGCGTACACGAACGACCAGCGCATCCTGGACTTCCCGCACAAGGACCTGCGCCGCGCCCGTGCCGCCGCCGAGAACATCATCCCGACCACCACGGGTGCCGCCAAGGCCACCGCGCTGGTCCTCCCGCAGCTCAAGGGCAAGCTGGACGGCATGGCCATGCGCGTCCCGGTCCCGACCGGTTCGGTCACCGACCTGGTCCTCGAGCTCGGCCGCGAGGTCACCAAGGAAGAGGTCAACGCCGCCTTCCAGAAGGCGGCCGAGGGCGAGCTGAAGGGCATCCTCGAGTACACGGAGGACCCGATCGTCTCGTCCGACATCGTCAACGCGCCGGCGTCCTGCACCTTCGACTCCTCCCTGACCATGGTCCAGGAGGGCAAGAACGTGAAGGTCATCGGCTGGTACGACAACGAGTGGGGCTACTCCAACCGCCTCGTCGACCTGACGGTCTTCGTCGGCAACCAGCTCTGATCCACAGAGCAGGCACGTCCATGTGAGAGCAGGGCTCGGGCAGCGCGAGAATGCGCTGTCCGAGCCCTGACTCACGTACAGATCAGAGCTGTTCGATCACGAGCGCTTACGAGCGATCACGAGCTCTTTCAGGAGTCCCCTCATGAAGACGATCGACGAACTCCTCTCCGAAGGGGTCGCCGGCCGGCGGGTCTTCGTCCGCGCCGACCTGAACGTGCCGCTGGACGGCACCACGATCACCGACGACGGCCGGATCCGCGCCGTGCTGCCCACGGTCAAGGCCCTCGCCGACGCGGGCGCCCGGGTGGTCGTCGCCTCGCACCTGGGCCGCCCCAAGGGCGCCCCGGACCCGGCCTTCTCCCTCGGCCCGGCCGCCGCGCGCCTCGGTGAACTCCTCGGCGCGGACGTCCGGTTCGCCACCGACACGGTCGGCGAGTCCGCCCGGGCCACCGTCGCCGCCCTCGCCGACGGCCAGGTCGCGGTCGTCGAGAACCTGCGCTTCAACGCCGGTGAGACCAGCAAGGACGACGCCGAGCGCGGTGCCTTCGCCGACCAGCTCGCCGCCCTCGCGGACCTCTACGTCGGCGACGGCTTCGGCGCCGTGCACCGCAAGCACGCCTCCGTCTACGACCTCCGGGCCCGGCTGCCGCACGCCGCCGGCTACCTCATCGCCAAGGAGGTCGCCGTCCTGAAGAAGCTGACGGACGACCTCCAGCGGCCCTACGTCGTCGCGCTCGGCGGCGCCAAGGTCTCGGACAAGCTCGCCGTCATCGACCAGCTGCTCGGCAAGGCCGACCGCATCCTCATCGGCGGCGGCATGGCCTACACCTTCCTCAAGGCCAAGGGCTACGAGGTCGGCAAGTCCCTCCTCCAGGAGGACCAGGTCCCGGCCGTCCAGGAGTACATCGAGCGGGCCGAGAAGACCGGCGTCGAGCTGGTCCTGCCCGTCGACGCCCTGGTCGCGACCGAGTTCCCGGACCTGAAGACCAAGGCCCCGGCCAACCCCACGACCGTCGCCGCGGATGCCATCCCGGCCGACCAGGAGGGCCTGGACATCGGGCCCGAGACCTGCAAGCTGTACGCGTCCAAGCTCGCCGACGCCGCCACCGTCTTCTGGAACGGACCCATGGGCGTCTTCGAGCAC from Streptomyces chartreusis NRRL 3882 harbors:
- a CDS encoding M14 family metallopeptidase; translation: MRRRARSILAVGALLIGGASIAPIAQAQPDSSPPSDPDEVKVFRADVTREQVPLLLAAGQDGHELGEQVPEKGTATIEVYLTDQQAKKLSKQGVDLTEHDLSTRAEARVEDAAEGVFRPYSGKGGLKEEILRTAQEHPGLTKVVSIGKTVRGQDILALKLTKGAKRTKDGSKPSVLYLSNQHAREWITPEMTRRLMHHYLDNYNKDRRVKKIVDSTELWFVLSANPDGYDHTHAGDANRLWRKNLRDVNGDGTIGTGDGVDLNRNFAYKWGYDDEGSSPNPASETYRGAGPGSEPETKALDAFERRIGFTYGINYHSAAELLLYGVGWQVATPTPDDVLYEALAGTPENSAIPGYHPQLSSELYTTNGEADGHAANVNGMAMFTPEMSTCQSASNADPDDEWKASDCRSIFTFPDDEKLIQQEFAKNVPFALSVAESAAHPDRPSSSVGLSAADFTPAAFPVSYSRGADQEVSVVARRSLRDKELKYRVNGGRTEDMTLKPWKGGETYGGEDNLYFDEYRAKVKDGDPGDKVEVWFTGETRNGKKVSSERFTYTVAQRPKADTLVVAEEGAAATQAQKYVDALKANGRKALVWDVAERGAPDALGVLSHFDTVVHYTGASVPGNATQIQLRAFLNEGGRLIEAGEQAGGSVDLGGGALSDDFSQYYLGAYSRTSAAGATGFTGSGELGGFSGPLAAAPGNPLDKAGRYGVTSDELPADEFPQFASKGAGQFAGAVNPFGPYAGSWMAAAVHTDDAYKRLTRTVDLTGVAAADKPTLRTQLMWDTEPGYDNVLVEAHTAGADDWTTLPEAGGATKTAVPAECGGGFYVREHPWLKHYLTLSDDGCTATGSTGSWNSLTGASGGWQRVDFDLSAYAGKTVEVSISYVTDPGTGGHGVLADDASLVVGGTAKETEGFETSLGAWKAAGPPAGSPAVLKDWSRTGALFQTHGAVTTDDTVLLGFGLEHVATAADRAALMRKALASLDV
- the gap gene encoding type I glyceraldehyde-3-phosphate dehydrogenase is translated as MTIRVGINGFGRIGRNYFRALLEQGADIEIVAVNDLGDTATTAHLLKYDTILGRLKQEVSHTEDTITVGDKTIKVLAERNPADIPWGELGVDIVIESTGIFTKKADAEKHIAGGAKKVLISAPAKDEDVTIVMGVNQDTYDPANHHVISNASCTTNCVAPMAKVLDENFGIVKGLMTTVHAYTNDQRILDFPHKDLRRARAAAENIIPTTTGAAKATALVLPQLKGKLDGMAMRVPVPTGSVTDLVLELGREVTKEEVNAAFQKAAEGELKGILEYTEDPIVSSDIVNAPASCTFDSSLTMVQEGKNVKVIGWYDNEWGYSNRLVDLTVFVGNQL
- a CDS encoding phosphoglycerate kinase, whose product is MKTIDELLSEGVAGRRVFVRADLNVPLDGTTITDDGRIRAVLPTVKALADAGARVVVASHLGRPKGAPDPAFSLGPAAARLGELLGADVRFATDTVGESARATVAALADGQVAVVENLRFNAGETSKDDAERGAFADQLAALADLYVGDGFGAVHRKHASVYDLRARLPHAAGYLIAKEVAVLKKLTDDLQRPYVVALGGAKVSDKLAVIDQLLGKADRILIGGGMAYTFLKAKGYEVGKSLLQEDQVPAVQEYIERAEKTGVELVLPVDALVATEFPDLKTKAPANPTTVAADAIPADQEGLDIGPETCKLYASKLADAATVFWNGPMGVFEHPDYAEGTKAVAQALVESQGFTVVGGGDSAAAVRTLGFDETAFGHISTGGGASLEYLEGKTLPGLAALED